The nucleotide sequence CGCGTCGATCTTCGACCACGCCGCGGTGGCGGGGACGAACTTCGTGCCCGCCGTGAGCGTGTCGACGAACGGCTTGACCGACGGGTCGCTCGCGGCGAGCTTCTGCTGGACGCTGCCGAGGGTGGGCAGGTTGCCCATGGCGACGTACATCTTCTCCTGGTACTTCGCGCCACCGAGGAGCTGGGTGAACTCGACCGCGAGGCTCTTGCGCTTGGTCGCGTTGAACACGCCGAGCAGGTTTCCGCCCGCGAACGCCGGGGCGATCTTGCCCGCCTCGGTGCCCGGGATCGGGATGATCGCATACTTGCCCTTCACCTGGCCCGCTTCGACGGCCTTGCGGTTGAAGTCACCGCCGATGGACATCCCGGCCTTGCCGCCGGCGAACGCCGTGATGCTCTGCGTGCCGGTGAGGTTGGCGCACTGCTCGGGCGGGCAGATGTCCGCCTTCAGCAGGTTCGCGTACGCCGTGACGCCCGCCTTGGCCTGCTCTGAGTCCACAGTGGACTTCCACTTGCCGCCGTCCTGCTTGGCGATCTCGCCACCGTGCGCCCACAGGAACGGCAGCATCGCGTAGGTGTACTTGCCGCCGACGGAGATGCCGTACAGCTCCGGCTTCCTGGCGCGGATCGTCTTCGCGGTCTCGGTCAGTTCCGCCAGCGTCGTCGGCGGCTTGAGGCCGAGTTCGGCGAAGAGGTCCGTGCGGTAGTACAACGCGCGGATACCGGTGAACCACGGAAGCCCGTAGGTCTTGCCGCCGGATTTCGCGGTCTCCAGCACCGCGGGCAGGATGTCGGCGCCTTCCTTCCACGACGACAGGTCGCCGGTCAGGTCGGCCAGCGCGCCGGTGGCGGCGTAGCTGGACACGTCGGTGTTGCCGAACTCGGCGACGTCCGGCGCGCTCGCCGGATCGTTGAAGGCGCCGGAGAACTTGTCCGCACGGCCCTCCACCGGAACCCACTGGACGTCGACCTCGACGCCCGAATGCGCCGCCTTGAACTCGGTGATCGCCTCCTTGACCGCCGCCTCCTTGGGCGCGCGGTTGGCCTCGTCGAACAGCCAGACCCGGATCGTGCCGGTCTTCTCGTCACCGCCGCTCGCGGCTGGGGTGTTCTGGGCCGGCGCGCAGCCGGCCACGAGGCCGACGGCCGCTAGGCCCGCGATGAGGACGCGAGTTCTCATGGGATTTTCTCCTTAAGCGAAAAAGACGGAATTGACCTGGGGGAGCGCCAGTTTCCCGGCGACGGCCCCCGGAAGACCGGTACCGGGATCGCGCGGCAGCCAGCTGAGCGTGCCGGACTTGTCGCTCGAGACGTAGAACCAGCGCTCGGTCGGGTCGAGCGTGAAGTGACGCGGGTACACGCCGCCGACGGGCGCGTTGTTCAGCAGTGTCAAGGACTTCCCGTCCTCGCTGACGCCGAACGACGCGATCGTGTCGGAGCCGCGGACGGAGGCGTAGACGAACTTCCCGTCCTTGGCCGTGGTGATCTCACCCGGGTACTGCGCGCCGGGTGTGCCCGCGGGAACGGCCGGGACGACCTGTCCGGCGGTGAGTTTCCCGGTCGCCGGGTTCCACGCCGCGACGGTCACCTCGGCGCGCAGCTCGCCGAGGATGTACGCGTACTTGCCGTTCGGGTGGAACGCCAGGTGCCGCGGCCCGGCACCCGACGGGAGCTTCAGCTGCTGGTTCAGCTTGAGCTTCCCGGTGGCGACGTCGAGTTTGTAGACATAGACCGAATCCGCGCCGAGGTCGACGGCGAGTACCCACTTGCCGGTCGGATCGTTGACGACCTGGTGCGCGTGCGCCTGACGCTCGGCGCCCTTGTGCTGGGCCAGATCGACGACGTCGCCGAGTTTCCCGCCCGCGAGGATCGGGAGGACGACGACGCTGCCGCTGCTGTAGTTCGCGGCCAGCACGTACTTCTGGCTCGAGTGGACGCTCAGATGGGTCGGGTGCTGGCCCTTGGCCGACTTCTTGTTGAGCAGCTTGGGTTTCGCCGGATCGGCCAGGCTGAACGAGGAGATCTGGCCGTTCTCGTCCTCGTTCGTCACGTAGAGCGTTTTGCGGTCGGCGCTGATGTCGAACCAGGAAGCGTTGCTGACTCCCGGGATCGTGCGGTCGACGACGAGCGCGTTGGTCGCCGCGTCCCGGTGAGCGACATCGAGTCCGTGCCCGGAACTGGTGTAGCTGCTGACGTAAATGGCTCCGGTTCCCTTCGGTCCGCAGGTCTGTTCGGAGGCGTTCGCGAGGTGGGAACCGAGAACGGTGGTGAGTCCAGCCGCTCCGACGGCGCCGAGGAAGGTGCGTCGATCCAGTCCGGTCATCGTGATCTCTCCCAGTCGTCAGGTGGTTTAAACCACTGCCATGAGCAATGCTGCCACGCCGAAACCGGAAACGGAAAGGACGGTTTCCAAGACGGTCCAGGTTTTCAGGGTCTGCGGCACGGTCATGTTGAAGTACCGCGAGATGATCCAGAAACCGCCGTCGTTCACGTGCGAGGCGATGATCGAACCCGCCGAAATCGCGACGACCAGCAGCGCGAGCTGCATCTGCGAATAGCCCAGCGTCGCGACCGTCGGTGCGACGATGCCGCTCGTGGTCACGATCGCGACGGTCGCCGAACCCTGCGCGATCCGCATTCCGCAACTGATCACGTATGCGGCCAGGATGACCGGGAGACCGGCGTTGTCGAGCGAACCCGCGACGGCCTTGCCGATCCCCGTGGCGGACAGCACGGCGCCGAAGAACGCACCCGCGCCGACCACCAGCAGGATCATCGCGACCGGGCGGAGCGATTTCGCTGAAAGCTCGCTCAGATCCTTGCCGGTCAGGCCGCGGCGCAGGCCGAGCAGCCAGGACGCGAGCAGGACCGAGATCGTCAGTGCGACCGCCGGGGTCCCGATGAACGCGGCGACACCGGCGGACGCCGAGTTCTTGGGAAGCCAGATGCTGCCGAAGGTTCCGGCGAGGATCAGCACCAGCGGGACGGCGATGATCCCCAGCACCAGGCCGAGCGACGGCGGGTTCTCCTCTTTCTCGCCTTCTTCCTCGGCGACCAGGAATTCCGCGGGAACCTGCACGTCGACGCGCTTGCCGATCCAGGTCGAGTACGCGACGCCGCCGACGAGGAACGCCGGGATACCGCAGACCAGGCCCATCAGGATGATCCAGCCGAGTTCCACGTGCAGCAGGCCTGCCGCGGCGACCGGGCCGGGGTGCGGCGGGAGGAACGCGTGCGTGATCGAAAGCCCGGCGAGCAACGGCAGCGCGTACAGCACGAGCGAACGGCCGCCCTGTTTGGCGGCCACGTAGACCAGTGGCGCCAGCACGAAGATGCCGATGTCGAAAAAGACCGGGATACCGAAGACGAAACCCGCCAGCCCCATCGCCAAAGGGGCCCGCTTCTCACCGATGGCCCGCAGCAACGCGCCGGTGAGCACCCTCGCTCCGCCGGAACGCTCCAAAATGGACCCGAGGATGGTGCCGAGTCCGATGATCGCGGCGATATGGCCGAGAATCCCGCCGAAACCCTTTTCCAGCAGGGAATCCGACGCCTTCTGTGCCGATCCGACGATCTGGCCGACCGGCAGGCCCGCGGCCAGTGCGGTCAGCAGGCCGACCACGATCAGCGCGATGAAGGGCTCGAGTTTGACTTTGATGATGAGGAACAACAACACCGCGATCGAGACGGCGGCGAGGGTCAGGAGCCCTCCCGTCGTGTGTTGGAGCCAGTCGATCATCGGGCACTCCCGGGGTTCCGCAGTGAATGGCCGGCGAGGGCGCCGGTCGGTTGACCATCGTCGATGGCGGCGACACCGTTGACGAAGACATAGGGGATACCGGCGGCCTGCTGCCGCGGCTCGTCGAACGTGGCGGTGTCGGCGACGGTTTCCGGGTCGAACAGCACGAGGTCCGCCGCGTACCCGGCGCGGACGAGACCCCGGTCGGTCAGCCGCAGGCGCTGTGCCGCGCGGCCGGTGAGATGGGCGACGCATTCGGCGAGGCCGAGGACGCCGAGTTCGCGGACGTAGCGCGCGAGGTAACGCGGGAACGTGCCCCAGGCGCGGGGATGCGGCCGCGCGCCGACGAGCAGGCCGTCGCTGCCGCCGGTGTGCGTGCGGTGCCGCATGATCGCCTGGACGTTCTCCTCGTGCCCGACGTGCATCAGGCACGACGTGCCGAGCTTCTCCGAGAGCAGGACGTCGAAGTACAGCTCCGCGGCCGGTTTCCCGGCACGCTCCGCCGACGCGGCGACGGAATGCCCGACGAGATGGGCGTTCTCGTCCCGGCGGACACCGTTGATCTCGATCGCTTCCCAGTCGATCGGCACCCCGTGGGCGCCGTCGGAGCCGGTCTCCTCGATCTCGGCGCGGATCCGCTCGCGGGTGTCCACATCGGACAACCGGGCCAGTGTGGCGTCGAGCCCGCCTTCGGTGGCCCAGCTCGGCAACAGCGCGGAAAGATACGTGGCGCCCGGAAGGTAGGGGTAGGTGTCCAGCGTGATGTCGCAGCCGTCGTCGAGCGCCCGGTCGAGCAGCTCCAGCAGATCCGGCGCCTTGCCCTTGTTCACCGAGAAGTTCATCGTGGCGTGCGCGAGGTGCAGCGGGCACCCCGAACGGCGGGAGACGTCGACCATCTCGCCGAACGCTTCGAGCGCGCCCTTGCCGTAGCTGCGGTGGTGCGGGCTGTAGAAGCCGCCGTTCTCCCCGACGACCCGGCACAGCTCGACGAGTTCTTCGGTGGTCGCGTACATGCCCGGCGTGTAGGTGAGCCCGGACGACATGCCCATCGCGCCCTCGGCCAGCCCGGTCGCGATGAGTTCCTTCATCGCGTTCATCTCGGCTTCGGTCGCGGGCCGGTCCTCCCAGCCGACGGTGAGCATGCGGACGGTGCCCTGCGGCACAAGGTAGGCCGCGTTGACCGCGACCCCCGCGTCGAGCCGGTCGAGGTACTCGCCGACGGAACGCCAGTTCCAGTCGAAGCCGGCCGGATCGTCGTTCCAGCCGGCGAGCTGCTGGCGCAGCGCGGCGAGGACCTCGTCGTTGACCGGCGCGTAGGAGAGCCCGTCCTGCCCGAGCACCTCGGTCGTGACGCCCTGGGAGAGCTTCGCGAGGTGATCCGGATTGGCGAGCAGCTGAAGGTCGGAATGCGAATGCATGTCGATGAACCCGGGCGCGAGCACGAGTCCTTCGGCGTCGATGGTGCGGCGGCCCGCGAGCGAGCCGGGTTCGGCGACACTGGCGATCCGGCCGTCGGTGATGCCCACGTCGTGCCTGGTGAGCGGATCCCCGGTGCCGTCGGCGACCAGTGCGGAACGGACAACGATGTCCATGGTGATTCTTCCTCTGCGGCGGTGGAGGACGGATCAGAAGTGGGTGCGGACGAAATCGAGCACGGTCTCGCCGTCGGGGCCGACGACCGGGATCAGGGGCCATTTGTCGAAAACGGTGCACGGATGCGACAGGCCGAGGGCGACCCAGTCGCCGACCTCGACCGGCGACGACGCGGGCAGAGTGAGAAAGGCGTGCTGGTCGTTCATCTTCTGGATGGAATGACCTTCGAGCGCGGATGGCGGTCCGTCGCCCTTGCGGATCAGCCGCGGCTCAGGCATGCCTTCGTCGAAGGAGGCGTCCCGTTTGCCGATGGTGAGCAGCGCGAGTTCGTCCGTCGGCTTCGACGTCACCTGGGCCCAGGCGCGCAGCGCGGGACGGAACGAGGCGACGCCGTCGATACGCGGCTGCTCGCCCAGCGGCGAGATCACCCGGTAGAAGCCGTCGTCGTGGGTCACGTAGGCGCCACTGCGCAGGATCGGCAGGACGTCCAGGCCGGCCCAGTCCTTGGTGAGCTCGTCCGCGACGCGGTCGAAGTACGCGCTGCCGCCGCCGGTGACGATGATCTGGCCGGCGTCGTCGAGCAGACCCTTGGCGTGGAAGGCGAAGACGAGTTCGCGTAGGCCGTCCACATAGGAGCTGATCAGCTGGAGCGATTTTTCGTCCGTGTGGTGGGAAAGCGCGCCTTCGTAACCGCCGGATCCGCGCAACCGCAGGACCGGGCTCGCGTGCGCGGCTTCGGCGACGGCAAGCGCGGTCTCGGTGTCGCGGACGCCGGTGCGGCCGCCCTCGGCGCCGAGTTCGACCAGGACGTCCACCTTGCGGCGGGCGCCACGCAGGGCTTCGGTCATCAGCTCGACACCGCGGACCGAGTCGACCCAGCAGACGAACTCGAAGTCGTCATCGGCGTCCAGTTCGGCGGCGAGCCACTTCAGGCCCGACGGGTCGAGCAGCTGATTCGCCAGCAGGATCCGGGAAACGCCGAACGCGCGGTAGATCCGCAGGTGGCCGGCGTTCGCGCAGGTGATACCCCACGAGCCGTGCCGCAGCTGCCGCTCGAACAGCTGCGGCGCCATCGTCGTCTTGCCGTGCGGGGCCAGCGCGACCCCGCGTTCGGCGCACCAGTCCGCCATCGTACGGAGGTTGTGCTCGACGGCTTCCTCGTCGAGAACGACGAACGGGCCGAGGAAGCCGTCGTCGAACAGCTTCGCGCCGCGGGCGGCGGCCTCGCCGATCGTGAGACCGGACAGCGAAGGCGCGACCGAGCGGAAGCGCCAGTCGACGCGCTCCTCCCGGACGGCCGCGACCGCGGCGGAATCGATGGTACCGGCTTCGAACATGAGGTTCACCTCGGTTGCGTATGTTGCAACGGACGTTGCGCATATTGCGTGGGATAGGTGTAGCATCCGGTCCGCTGGAGGTCAACGGCGTGACGACTAGGAGACGCGAAGGTGACAAGCGAGCCTCGGCCGCCCGGGAATCTTTTGATCTTTTGGGGTCGCGCCTTCTCGGCCGGAAGCCCCGCCATCACGATGGCGGGGCGCTTTTCGGTCGTGAGGCGGCATGATTCCGCGAGGTGCGCCCTGGCAACGGGATGGCGGTCGGAGCGATGAAGAGCACTGACGTGTTGTGCATTGGGGAGTCGATGGCCTTGTTCGTGCCTGCCGAAGCCGGGCCGCCCGACGAGGTGCGCAAGTGGGTGCGGAGCATCGGCGGGGCCGAATCGAACGTCGCCTGCCATCTCCCGGCACTGGGTTTCTCCAGCGCGTGGGTGAGCGCCGTCGGCGACGATCCGTTCGGCCGCGCGCTGGTGCGCGAGATCGGCGAAGCGGGGGTCGACGTCAGCGCGGTCGTGGTCGACCCGACTCGTCCGACCGGGCTCTACATCAAGGAAAGCGGCGCGGACGGCAGCCCCGTTC is from Amycolatopsis lurida and encodes:
- a CDS encoding extracellular solute-binding protein, encoding MRTRVLIAGLAAVGLVAGCAPAQNTPAASGGDEKTGTIRVWLFDEANRAPKEAAVKEAITEFKAAHSGVEVDVQWVPVEGRADKFSGAFNDPASAPDVAEFGNTDVSSYAATGALADLTGDLSSWKEGADILPAVLETAKSGGKTYGLPWFTGIRALYYRTDLFAELGLKPPTTLAELTETAKTIRARKPELYGISVGGKYTYAMLPFLWAHGGEIAKQDGGKWKSTVDSEQAKAGVTAYANLLKADICPPEQCANLTGTQSITAFAGGKAGMSIGGDFNRKAVEAGQVKGKYAIIPIPGTEAGKIAPAFAGGNLLGVFNATKRKSLAVEFTQLLGGAKYQEKMYVAMGNLPTLGSVQQKLAASDPSVKPFVDTLTAGTKFVPATAAWSKIDAQNVLPTAIQQIATGGKDPATALTAAAAEMNKAFG
- a CDS encoding lactonase family protein gives rise to the protein MTGLDRRTFLGAVGAAGLTTVLGSHLANASEQTCGPKGTGAIYVSSYTSSGHGLDVAHRDAATNALVVDRTIPGVSNASWFDISADRKTLYVTNEDENGQISSFSLADPAKPKLLNKKSAKGQHPTHLSVHSSQKYVLAANYSSGSVVVLPILAGGKLGDVVDLAQHKGAERQAHAHQVVNDPTGKWVLAVDLGADSVYVYKLDVATGKLKLNQQLKLPSGAGPRHLAFHPNGKYAYILGELRAEVTVAAWNPATGKLTAGQVVPAVPAGTPGAQYPGEITTAKDGKFVYASVRGSDTIASFGVSEDGKSLTLLNNAPVGGVYPRHFTLDPTERWFYVSSDKSGTLSWLPRDPGTGLPGAVAGKLALPQVNSVFFA
- a CDS encoding GntP family permease, with the translated sequence MIDWLQHTTGGLLTLAAVSIAVLLFLIIKVKLEPFIALIVVGLLTALAAGLPVGQIVGSAQKASDSLLEKGFGGILGHIAAIIGLGTILGSILERSGGARVLTGALLRAIGEKRAPLAMGLAGFVFGIPVFFDIGIFVLAPLVYVAAKQGGRSLVLYALPLLAGLSITHAFLPPHPGPVAAAGLLHVELGWIILMGLVCGIPAFLVGGVAYSTWIGKRVDVQVPAEFLVAEEEGEKEENPPSLGLVLGIIAVPLVLILAGTFGSIWLPKNSASAGVAAFIGTPAVALTISVLLASWLLGLRRGLTGKDLSELSAKSLRPVAMILLVVGAGAFFGAVLSATGIGKAVAGSLDNAGLPVILAAYVISCGMRIAQGSATVAIVTTSGIVAPTVATLGYSQMQLALLVVAISAGSIIASHVNDGGFWIISRYFNMTVPQTLKTWTVLETVLSVSGFGVAALLMAVV
- a CDS encoding N-acyl-D-amino-acid deacylase family protein encodes the protein MDIVVRSALVADGTGDPLTRHDVGITDGRIASVAEPGSLAGRRTIDAEGLVLAPGFIDMHSHSDLQLLANPDHLAKLSQGVTTEVLGQDGLSYAPVNDEVLAALRQQLAGWNDDPAGFDWNWRSVGEYLDRLDAGVAVNAAYLVPQGTVRMLTVGWEDRPATEAEMNAMKELIATGLAEGAMGMSSGLTYTPGMYATTEELVELCRVVGENGGFYSPHHRSYGKGALEAFGEMVDVSRRSGCPLHLAHATMNFSVNKGKAPDLLELLDRALDDGCDITLDTYPYLPGATYLSALLPSWATEGGLDATLARLSDVDTRERIRAEIEETGSDGAHGVPIDWEAIEINGVRRDENAHLVGHSVAASAERAGKPAAELYFDVLLSEKLGTSCLMHVGHEENVQAIMRHRTHTGGSDGLLVGARPHPRAWGTFPRYLARYVRELGVLGLAECVAHLTGRAAQRLRLTDRGLVRAGYAADLVLFDPETVADTATFDEPRQQAAGIPYVFVNGVAAIDDGQPTGALAGHSLRNPGSAR
- a CDS encoding amino acid deaminase encodes the protein MFEAGTIDSAAVAAVREERVDWRFRSVAPSLSGLTIGEAAARGAKLFDDGFLGPFVVLDEEAVEHNLRTMADWCAERGVALAPHGKTTMAPQLFERQLRHGSWGITCANAGHLRIYRAFGVSRILLANQLLDPSGLKWLAAELDADDDFEFVCWVDSVRGVELMTEALRGARRKVDVLVELGAEGGRTGVRDTETALAVAEAAHASPVLRLRGSGGYEGALSHHTDEKSLQLISSYVDGLRELVFAFHAKGLLDDAGQIIVTGGGSAYFDRVADELTKDWAGLDVLPILRSGAYVTHDDGFYRVISPLGEQPRIDGVASFRPALRAWAQVTSKPTDELALLTIGKRDASFDEGMPEPRLIRKGDGPPSALEGHSIQKMNDQHAFLTLPASSPVEVGDWVALGLSHPCTVFDKWPLIPVVGPDGETVLDFVRTHF